A section of the Oreochromis niloticus isolate F11D_XX linkage group LG9, O_niloticus_UMD_NMBU, whole genome shotgun sequence genome encodes:
- the LOC112847821 gene encoding zinc finger protein 595-like isoform X2 — MSSTQKDQHGARSQRSQEADKPHRRKREKKYTCDECGMDFIGKPSLKQHQVIHTGERPFSCDLCEKSFSWKNALRRHQLIHSGVKVYSCDQCGRVFTHSSSLQNHLVTHSGIKAYSCDICGKTFSRIGYRNIHLRIHTRHDVYCCEQCGKHFTTDAQLQQHMFTHTEERPYKCDLCEKTFKAPRHLRRHQQIHTRKRLYKCSYCEQSDTAGSSSQPCHHCGGGKVTFVEKLSVGTKP; from the exons atgagctcaacacagaag gaccaacatggagcgagaagtcagcgctctcaggaggccgacaaacctcacagaagaaagagagagaaaaaatacacctgtgacgagtgtgggatgGATTTTATTGGGAAGCCTTCACTAAAAcagcatcaggtcatccacactggagagagaccgttcagctgtgacttgtgtgaaAAGTCGTTTTCCTGGAAGAATGCTTTAagaagacaccaactcatccacagtggagttaaagtgtacagctgtgatcagtgtggcagagttTTTACTCACAGTAGCAGCTTACAGaatcatctagttacccactctggaattaaggcatacagctgtgacatttgtggaaaaaccttCAGTCGGATAGGGTACCGAAATatacacctacgcattcacaccagacatgaTGTGTACTGCTGTGAACAGTGTGGCAAACATTTTACAACAGACGCACAGTTACAACaacacatgtttacccacactgaggagagaccttataaatgtgacctgtgtgagaagacttttaaagctCCACGTCACCTGAGacgacaccaacagatccacaccagaaagagactctacaagtgcagttactgtgag cagagtgACACAGctggatccagttctcaaccctgtcatcactgtggtggtgggaaagtgacctttgtggaaaaactttcagttgGCACGAAACCCTGA
- the LOC112847821 gene encoding zinc finger protein 79-like isoform X1 has product MSSTQKDQHGARSQRSQEADKPHRRKREKKYTCDECGMDFIGKPSLKQHQVIHTGERPFSCDLCEKSFSWKNALRRHQLIHSGVKVYSCDQCGRVFTHSSSLQNHLVTHSGIKAYSCDICGKTFSRIGYRNIHLRIHTRHDVYCCEQCGKHFTTDAQLQQHMFTHTEERPYKCDLCEKTFKAPRHLRRHQQIHTRKRLYKCSYCEKQSDTAGSSSQPCHHCGGGKVTFVEKLSVGTKP; this is encoded by the exons atgagctcaacacagaag gaccaacatggagcgagaagtcagcgctctcaggaggccgacaaacctcacagaagaaagagagagaaaaaatacacctgtgacgagtgtgggatgGATTTTATTGGGAAGCCTTCACTAAAAcagcatcaggtcatccacactggagagagaccgttcagctgtgacttgtgtgaaAAGTCGTTTTCCTGGAAGAATGCTTTAagaagacaccaactcatccacagtggagttaaagtgtacagctgtgatcagtgtggcagagttTTTACTCACAGTAGCAGCTTACAGaatcatctagttacccactctggaattaaggcatacagctgtgacatttgtggaaaaaccttCAGTCGGATAGGGTACCGAAATatacacctacgcattcacaccagacatgaTGTGTACTGCTGTGAACAGTGTGGCAAACATTTTACAACAGACGCACAGTTACAACaacacatgtttacccacactgaggagagaccttataaatgtgacctgtgtgagaagacttttaaagctCCACGTCACCTGAGacgacaccaacagatccacaccagaaagagactctacaagtgcagttactgtgag aagcagagtgACACAGctggatccagttctcaaccctgtcatcactgtggtggtgggaaagtgacctttgtggaaaaactttcagttgGCACGAAACCCTGA